The Agromyces sp. G08B096 DNA window GCGTCGCGATCGTCGGCGACGACTGGCGGCTGGCAGGCACCGGCACCGGCGGCGACGGCGACGGCGACGGCTCGACGCGGACCACCTGGATCGCGTGGGGCCGGGTCGAGGTCGTCGGGCCCGGCGTCCTCCGCGTCGTGCGGCCCGTGGCGGGCAGTCGCGACCTCCTCGTCGAGCACGATGCCGAGCAGGTCGAGCTCGACCACCCGCCTGTCCCGGATGAGATGGTCGATCGCGCCTGGGGCGCCGGCACCATCACGCGCGTGCGGCTCCGGCCCGCGGCATCCGCTCGCACCGCCACCGTTCGTTTCCGCGCCGCCGACCGGGAGGCGACCGTATGAACGACGCTCGCGCCCCGCGCTTCGCGATCGAGCGCCGTGAACGCATCCTCGACGAGCTGCGCCGCCAGGGCGCGGTGTCGGTGCGGGAGCTCGCCGCCGAGCTCGGGGTGACCGAGATCACCGTGCGACGCGACATCGGGGCGCTCGCCGACCAGGGCCTCCTGACCCGCGTGCACGGCGGAGCGACCCTGCGCAGCCCGCTCGACCGGACCGTGCCGCGCGCCGCCGACGCAGCGCACGCGAGGTACCGCATCGGCATGGTGGTGCCGTCGCTGAGCTACTACTGGCCGCAGATCGTGATCGGCGCCCGCGCGGCGGCGAGCGCGGCGCAGGCCCAGCTCGTCCTCCGCGGGGCGTCGTACGACCCGGCCGATCAGCGCCGGCAGATCCAGGCGCTCGTCGAGACCGGCGGGGTGCACGGGCTCGTCGTGGGGCCCGAGACGTCCGGACGCGACGGCGCGGCCATCCTGACCTGGCTCGACGGGCTCGACCTCCCCGTCGTCCTCGCCGAGCGCCGTGCCCCGGCAGCGCTCGCGCTCCAGCGGC harbors:
- a CDS encoding substrate-binding domain-containing protein is translated as MNDARAPRFAIERRERILDELRRQGAVSVRELAAELGVTEITVRRDIGALADQGLLTRVHGGATLRSPLDRTVPRAADAAHARYRIGMVVPSLSYYWPQIVIGARAAASAAQAQLVLRGASYDPADQRRQIQALVETGGVHGLVVGPETSGRDGAAILTWLDGLDLPVVLAERRAPAALALQRLEWVTTDHEFGAILAAHHLYEEGHRRLALALQRDSPTAEHLRRGWANGLADLGLRAAASFEFALEDLDGAGRERTLAELVDRCLASGTTALLVHADPQAIHLAHQVRDRGLRIPEDLAIVAYDDEIAEQGEPPITALRPPKAQIGRLAVETLVARLDEGPGRPVQRTQTLPELIVRASSRRLA